In Chroococcidiopsis sp. TS-821, the following are encoded in one genomic region:
- the sufB gene encoding Fe-S cluster assembly protein SufB: protein MSATVKTLVNQPYKYGFVTDIEADTIPRGLNEDVIRLISAKKEEPEFMLEFRLKAFRQWQKMTEPTWPNVKYPPIDYQDIIYYSAPKKKPKLNSIEEVDPALLETFEKLGIPLSEQKRLSNVAVDAIFDSVSVATTFKEKLAKEGVIFCSISEALREYPELVQKYLGSVVPVADNYFAALNSAVFSDGSFVYVPKNTKCPMELSTYFRINSGDTGQFERTLIVAEEGSYVSYLEGCTAPMYDTNQLHAAVVELVALDNAEIKYSTVQNWYAGDENGKGGIYNFVTKRGLCQGVNSKISWTQVETGSAITWKYPSCVLVGDNSVGEFYSVALTNNMQQADTGTKMIHVGKNTRSTIVSKGISAGRSSNSYRGLVKVSPNAKGARNYSQCDSMLIGDNAHANTFPYIQVQNNTAKVEHEASTSKIGEEQLFYFAQRGISAEDAVSMMISGFCKDVFNQLPMEFAVEADRLLSLKLEGSVG, encoded by the coding sequence ATGAGTGCCACTGTCAAAACCCTAGTCAATCAGCCCTACAAATATGGATTCGTCACTGATATTGAGGCAGATACAATCCCGCGTGGACTGAACGAAGATGTCATTCGGCTGATCTCTGCTAAGAAAGAAGAGCCAGAGTTCATGCTAGAGTTTCGTCTCAAAGCTTTTCGTCAGTGGCAGAAAATGACCGAACCGACTTGGCCTAATGTCAAGTATCCTCCTATTGACTACCAAGACATCATTTACTACTCCGCACCGAAAAAGAAACCCAAACTCAATAGCATTGAGGAAGTCGATCCTGCACTATTAGAGACTTTCGAGAAACTAGGCATTCCTTTATCCGAACAAAAGCGGCTTTCTAACGTAGCCGTCGATGCTATCTTTGATAGCGTTTCAGTCGCTACGACATTCAAGGAAAAGCTAGCGAAAGAGGGCGTGATCTTCTGTTCGATCTCCGAAGCGCTACGCGAGTACCCTGAACTCGTTCAAAAATATCTTGGTAGCGTTGTTCCTGTCGCAGATAACTACTTTGCAGCCTTAAATAGTGCAGTATTTAGCGATGGTTCCTTTGTCTACGTTCCCAAAAATACGAAATGTCCGATGGAATTATCGACCTACTTCCGCATCAACAGTGGTGACACGGGACAATTTGAACGGACACTGATCGTCGCTGAGGAAGGTAGCTATGTTTCTTACCTCGAAGGCTGTACTGCGCCAATGTACGACACTAATCAACTTCACGCAGCAGTCGTCGAACTAGTTGCCTTGGACAACGCAGAAATCAAATACTCTACCGTGCAAAACTGGTACGCGGGAGACGAGAATGGTAAAGGTGGAATCTACAACTTTGTCACCAAGCGTGGTTTGTGTCAAGGAGTCAACTCCAAAATTTCCTGGACGCAAGTCGAAACTGGTTCCGCAATTACTTGGAAATATCCTAGCTGCGTGTTAGTTGGCGATAACTCAGTAGGCGAGTTTTATTCGGTTGCTTTGACTAACAATATGCAGCAAGCTGATACGGGAACAAAGATGATACACGTTGGTAAAAATACCCGTAGCACGATTGTTTCTAAAGGAATTTCTGCAGGACGTTCCTCGAATAGCTATCGCGGTTTGGTGAAAGTTAGTCCAAACGCAAAAGGCGCGAGAAACTATTCGCAATGCGACTCAATGTTAATTGGAGATAATGCTCACGCAAATACGTTCCCTTACATTCAAGTACAAAACAACACTGCCAAAGTCGAACACGAAGCTTCTACTTCCAAGATTGGGGAAGAACAGCTATTCTACTTCGCGCAACGCGGTATTTCTGCAGAAGATGCTGTCTCGATGATGATTAGCGGTTTCTGTAAAGATGTCTTCAATCAGTTACCAATGGAATTTGCAGTAGAAGCAGATCGCTTGTTGAGTCTGAAGCTTGAAGGTAGTGTAGGCTAA
- a CDS encoding cysteine desulfurase family protein: MQIYLDYSATTPPRPEAIAAMQAVFTQHWGNPSSLHEWGGRAATVLEQARMQVASLINAPAESIVFTSGGTEADNLAIMGIARQYSQPQHIIISQVEHPAIAEPVKLLEQWGWQVTRLPVDAQGRVNPLELKAALRSNTVLVSIIYGQSEVGTLQPIESLCRITRLHGAVFHTDAVQVAGRLPIDVQQLPIDLLSLSSHKIYGPQGAGALYVRPGIEIVPLLGGGGQESRRRSGTEAVPIIAGFGVAAELAAQEITTETPRLIQLRDRLFDLLSNTPYLIPTGDRTCRLPHHVSFCLTHTDGNNVTGKTIVRQLNLAGIAISSGSACHSGKLSPSPILSAMGYTPQQALGAIRITLGRDTTAADIDWTAMVLKQVLHRLIPELTFTSCS, encoded by the coding sequence ATGCAAATCTACCTAGACTACAGTGCGACAACACCACCACGCCCTGAAGCGATCGCTGCCATGCAGGCAGTTTTTACACAACATTGGGGTAATCCCTCCAGTTTGCATGAGTGGGGCGGGCGTGCAGCAACGGTACTAGAACAAGCGCGAATGCAGGTTGCTAGCTTAATCAATGCACCAGCCGAATCAATTGTTTTTACGTCTGGGGGTACTGAAGCTGACAATCTAGCAATTATGGGAATTGCGCGCCAGTACTCGCAACCACAGCACATCATCATTTCGCAAGTAGAACATCCTGCGATCGCGGAACCAGTCAAGTTACTAGAACAATGGGGTTGGCAAGTTACTCGCTTACCAGTAGATGCGCAAGGAAGAGTCAACCCACTCGAATTGAAAGCAGCATTACGCAGCAATACCGTTTTAGTTTCAATTATCTACGGACAAAGCGAAGTAGGAACGTTACAACCTATCGAATCTCTCTGTAGAATTACGCGCTTACATGGTGCTGTATTTCACACTGATGCCGTGCAAGTTGCTGGAAGATTACCTATTGACGTACAACAACTTCCTATTGATTTACTGTCGCTTTCTAGTCATAAAATCTATGGACCTCAAGGCGCTGGAGCGCTTTATGTGCGTCCTGGTATCGAAATAGTACCATTGCTAGGTGGTGGCGGACAAGAGTCCCGCCGACGTTCTGGTACTGAAGCTGTACCAATCATTGCGGGATTTGGTGTAGCTGCAGAACTCGCGGCACAAGAAATAACAACAGAAACACCGCGTTTAATTCAACTACGCGATCGCCTTTTCGATTTACTCAGCAATACACCCTATTTAATTCCCACAGGCGATCGTACCTGTCGGCTTCCGCATCACGTGAGTTTTTGCCTCACACATACTGACGGCAACAATGTTACAGGTAAAACGATTGTCCGCCAACTCAATTTAGCAGGAATTGCCATTAGTTCCGGTTCTGCTTGTCATAGCGGTAAGCTTTCCCCAAGCCCAATCCTGTCCGCAATGGGTTATACCCCTCAGCAAGCACTAGGCGCAATTCGGATAACTTTAGGACGAGACACCACCGCAGCCGATATTGACTGGACAGCAATGGTACTTAAACAAGTTTTACATCGATTGATACCTGAGTTAACCTTTACGAGTTGCTCATAG
- the nadC gene encoding carboxylating nicotinate-nucleotide diphosphorylase, giving the protein MLRSWLSEDIGRGDRTTQGLLSAGNSRASAQWIAKAAGIVAGLPVAARVFQLLSEKTSFITKIDEGQLCQPGQAIAQIEGPLEAMLTGERVALNLAMHLSGIATLTRKYVEKLAELPTQLVDTRKTTPGLRLLEKYATQVGGAKNHRMGLDDAIVIKDNHIVAAGGIGNAIARIRAQSPYPLTIEVETETIEQVQEALQHQADIIMLDNMPVEMMHQAVAVIRQYDSRVKIEASGNITLDTIYQVAATGVDYVSTSAPVTQSSWLDISMRIKG; this is encoded by the coding sequence ATGCTTCGGAGTTGGTTAAGCGAGGATATTGGGCGAGGAGATCGCACAACACAAGGTTTACTATCAGCCGGAAATTCTCGGGCAAGCGCACAGTGGATAGCAAAAGCCGCTGGAATTGTTGCCGGATTACCAGTCGCAGCCAGAGTGTTTCAGCTTTTGTCCGAAAAAACGAGTTTTATAACTAAAATTGACGAAGGACAATTGTGCCAGCCAGGACAAGCGATCGCGCAAATAGAAGGTCCGCTAGAGGCAATGCTAACAGGAGAACGAGTAGCTCTAAACTTAGCTATGCACTTGAGTGGAATTGCGACTTTGACGCGGAAGTATGTAGAGAAGTTAGCTGAACTTCCTACTCAATTAGTCGATACGCGCAAAACAACACCTGGTTTGAGGTTGCTCGAGAAGTATGCAACACAAGTAGGTGGAGCGAAAAATCATCGTATGGGCTTGGATGACGCGATCGTGATTAAAGACAACCATATTGTTGCTGCAGGAGGAATTGGAAACGCGATCGCTCGCATTCGCGCTCAAAGTCCTTATCCCTTAACAATAGAAGTTGAAACAGAAACGATAGAACAAGTGCAAGAAGCTTTGCAGCACCAAGCCGACATCATTATGCTTGACAATATGCCTGTGGAAATGATGCATCAGGCAGTTGCGGTAATTCGTCAGTACGATAGTCGAGTTAAAATCGAAGCTTCCGGTAACATTACACTAGACACAATTTATCAAGTCGCAGCTACTGGAGTTGATTATGTTTCTACAAGTGCGCCAGTGACTCAATCTTCGTGGCTCGATATAAGTATGAGAATAAAAGGTTAG
- the sufC gene encoding Fe-S cluster assembly ATPase SufC produces MIVENSEIVLSVRNLTAEVDGNPILKGVNLEIKAGEIHAIMGPNGSGKSTFSKVLAGHPAYEVTGGEVFFQGQNLLEMEPEERAQSGVFLAFQYPLEIPGVTNLDFLRVAYNSRRKAQGLEELDAFDFDEVVQEKLEIVKMNASFLDRSVNEGFSGGEKKRNEILQMALLEPKLAILDETDSGLDIDALKIVANGVNQLATADNAILLITHYQRLLNYIVPDFVHVMADGQIVTSGGKELALELESRGYDWVLEENVSEVGAR; encoded by the coding sequence ATGATTGTAGAAAACAGTGAAATTGTGCTGTCGGTGCGGAATTTGACAGCAGAAGTTGACGGAAACCCAATTCTCAAAGGTGTCAACCTGGAGATTAAAGCAGGTGAAATCCATGCCATTATGGGACCTAATGGTTCTGGAAAAAGCACATTTTCCAAAGTGTTAGCAGGACACCCAGCGTATGAAGTAACTGGTGGTGAGGTGTTTTTTCAGGGACAAAACTTGTTAGAAATGGAACCAGAAGAACGCGCCCAAAGTGGTGTTTTTCTGGCATTCCAGTACCCCTTAGAAATTCCTGGGGTAACGAACTTGGATTTTCTAAGAGTAGCTTACAACTCGCGCCGTAAAGCACAAGGGTTAGAAGAATTAGATGCTTTTGACTTTGATGAAGTCGTACAGGAAAAGTTGGAAATTGTCAAAATGAATGCATCTTTTCTTGACCGCAGTGTTAATGAAGGTTTTTCAGGCGGCGAGAAAAAGCGGAATGAAATTCTACAAATGGCTCTTCTTGAACCAAAATTAGCAATTTTGGACGAAACTGACTCAGGATTGGATATTGACGCGCTTAAAATTGTCGCAAACGGAGTCAATCAATTAGCAACTGCCGATAATGCCATCCTGTTAATTACCCACTATCAGCGGTTACTCAACTACATCGTGCCAGACTTTGTACACGTCATGGCAGATGGTCAAATTGTGACAAGTGGTGGTAAAGAACTAGCACTCGAATTAGAATCGCGTGGCTACGATTGGGTGCTGGAAGAGAATGTATCTGAGGTGGGAGCAAGATGA
- the argS gene encoding arginine--tRNA ligase has protein sequence MIATLDQLKDRFSQALIAAFGNDYAEVDPILVPASNPKFGDYQSNVALSLSKQLKQPARAIAEQIVNNLDVADICEPPSVAGPGFINLLLKTEYLETQLSSIQTDSRLGVALAKTPKRVVVDFSSPNIAKEMHVGHLRSTIIGDCIARILEFRGHDVLRLNHVGDWGTQFGMLIAYLREAYPDALTTANALELGDLVTFYRKAKQRFDEDETFRETARQEVVKLQAGVADTQKAWKLLCEQSRREFQVIYDLLDIHLIERGESFYNPLLPAVVEDLDRQGLLVEDAGAKCVFLEGFSNKEGEPLPLIVQKSDGGYNYATTDLAAIRYRINQDRAERLIYVTDAGQASHFAQVFQVARRAGWIPENVDVVHVPFGLVLGEDGKKLKTRSGETIRLRDLLDEAIARSRADLESRLQAEGRNETEEFKAKVAQTVGISAVKYADLSQNRTSNYIFSYDKMLALQGNTAPYMLYAYVRIQGISRKGQINFEQLGSEAQIFLHEPTEFALAKHLLQLGEIISDVEQDLMPNRLCQYLFELSQKFNQFYDQCPVLQAAEPIRTSRLLMCNLTARTLRLGLSLLGISVIERM, from the coding sequence ATGATAGCGACACTGGATCAACTAAAAGACAGATTTTCACAAGCCTTGATTGCTGCTTTCGGCAATGATTATGCTGAGGTAGATCCGATACTTGTACCTGCCAGTAATCCTAAGTTTGGCGATTATCAATCAAATGTTGCTTTGTCGCTGAGTAAGCAACTGAAACAACCAGCACGCGCGATCGCCGAGCAGATCGTAAATAACTTGGATGTAGCTGATATTTGCGAACCACCAAGTGTCGCTGGTCCTGGCTTTATCAACTTATTGTTGAAAACCGAATATCTAGAAACACAACTGAGTTCGATTCAGACAGATTCTAGGTTAGGAGTTGCATTAGCCAAAACTCCTAAACGGGTAGTTGTTGACTTTTCTAGCCCGAACATTGCCAAAGAAATGCACGTAGGACATCTGCGTTCCACGATTATTGGAGATTGTATTGCGCGAATTTTAGAATTTCGCGGTCACGATGTTCTGCGATTAAATCATGTTGGTGATTGGGGTACGCAGTTTGGAATGTTGATTGCTTACTTGCGCGAGGCGTATCCTGATGCGTTGACGACAGCTAATGCATTGGAACTTGGAGATTTAGTAACTTTTTACCGCAAAGCAAAACAAAGGTTTGACGAAGACGAGACATTCAGAGAAACAGCACGACAAGAAGTTGTCAAACTGCAAGCCGGAGTAGCAGATACTCAAAAAGCGTGGAAATTGCTGTGCGAACAGTCACGGCGTGAATTTCAAGTTATCTATGATCTACTCGACATTCATTTAATCGAGCGCGGAGAATCTTTTTATAACCCTTTGCTACCAGCCGTTGTAGAAGATTTAGATCGTCAAGGTTTACTTGTAGAAGATGCAGGAGCGAAATGCGTTTTTTTAGAAGGTTTTTCTAACAAAGAAGGAGAACCGCTACCGCTGATTGTGCAGAAATCGGACGGCGGTTACAACTATGCAACGACTGATCTTGCTGCAATACGTTATCGAATCAACCAAGACCGAGCCGAGAGGTTAATTTATGTTACAGACGCTGGACAAGCAAGTCACTTTGCACAGGTGTTTCAAGTAGCACGACGGGCAGGTTGGATTCCAGAGAATGTAGACGTTGTGCATGTTCCCTTTGGTTTGGTTTTGGGGGAAGATGGAAAAAAACTCAAAACGCGCTCAGGAGAAACTATTCGGTTGCGAGATTTGCTTGATGAAGCGATCGCGCGATCGCGTGCTGATTTAGAATCTCGACTGCAAGCCGAAGGTCGGAACGAGACTGAAGAATTTAAAGCTAAAGTGGCTCAAACCGTTGGTATTAGTGCGGTTAAATACGCAGACTTAAGTCAAAATCGGACGAGCAATTACATCTTTAGCTACGATAAGATGCTTGCTTTGCAAGGTAACACTGCACCTTACATGCTGTATGCCTATGTGCGAATTCAAGGAATTAGTCGTAAGGGACAAATAAACTTTGAGCAACTAGGTTCAGAAGCACAGATTTTCCTACACGAACCAACAGAGTTTGCACTAGCAAAGCACTTATTGCAACTTGGGGAAATTATCAGCGATGTTGAGCAAGATTTAATGCCCAATCGCTTATGTCAGTATTTGTTTGAACTTAGTCAGAAGTTTAATCAGTTTTACGACCAGTGTCCAGTTTTACAAGCAGCAGAACCGATACGTACATCTCGCTTACTTATGTGCAATCTAACTGCGAGAACGCTGCGACTTGGTTTATCTTTACTTGGTATATCGGTCATTGAAAGGATGTGA
- the sufR gene encoding iron-sulfur cluster biosynthesis transcriptional regulator SufR, which yields MAITQQPSTKQDILHYLLKQGQATAQELATQLDVSPQAIRRHLKDLEAEALIRYSPVQAGMGRPQHIYQLSSLGRDRLRRNSTDADSYGDFAVSLLDTLAETVGREQMSSILRKQWERKAIEYQDRLGHGSLEERVAKLVEFRKAEGYMAEWYPVDADNDTTQQGDRFIVTEHNCAISNVAESFPSVCSHELEMFAAVLPDCTVERTHWIINGEHRCGYLVQAKKPTRESK from the coding sequence ATGGCGATTACGCAGCAGCCTTCCACAAAGCAGGACATTCTGCATTATCTACTGAAACAGGGTCAGGCAACAGCCCAGGAACTTGCTACGCAGTTGGATGTCAGTCCCCAAGCAATTCGTCGTCATCTTAAAGATCTAGAAGCCGAAGCTCTCATCCGATACTCACCAGTACAGGCGGGAATGGGACGCCCGCAGCACATCTATCAACTTAGTTCCTTAGGACGCGATCGCCTGCGCCGCAATTCAACTGATGCAGACAGTTATGGTGATTTTGCTGTTTCGCTACTCGATACATTAGCGGAAACTGTAGGGCGCGAACAGATGAGTTCGATTTTACGCAAACAGTGGGAACGCAAAGCAATCGAATATCAAGATCGCTTAGGTCATGGTTCTCTAGAAGAACGCGTTGCCAAGTTAGTCGAATTTCGCAAAGCCGAGGGATACATGGCAGAATGGTATCCAGTTGACGCGGATAATGATACCACTCAACAAGGCGATCGCTTTATCGTCACCGAGCACAACTGTGCTATTTCCAATGTTGCAGAGTCCTTTCCTAGTGTGTGCAGTCACGAACTCGAAATGTTTGCCGCAGTTTTACCAGACTGTACAGTAGAGCGCACGCACTGGATCATTAATGGCGAACATCGTTGCGGTTACTTGGTACAGGCTAAAAAGCCAACGCGTGAATCCAAGTAA
- a CDS encoding HAD-IA family hydrolase has translation MQKPKIIFLDAVGTLFGVKGSVGQAYGEVAQRFGIYVSAKTLNQAFLQSFQAAPPPVFPDMEPDEIASCEFHWWKAVAQQTFQQVGVLNQFADFSAFFAELYQYFATAEPWYVYPDVFPALEQWQQRGIELGVISNFDSRLYLVLAELGLEKFFTSITISTEAGAAKPAKEIFATALAKHQCNPELAWHIGDSWTEDYHGATAAGLRAFVIDRKE, from the coding sequence ATGCAAAAACCAAAAATCATTTTTCTTGATGCAGTTGGTACGCTTTTCGGCGTTAAAGGTAGCGTCGGTCAAGCCTATGGCGAGGTAGCACAAAGATTCGGGATTTATGTTTCAGCCAAAACATTAAATCAAGCGTTTCTGCAAAGTTTTCAAGCAGCGCCCCCACCAGTCTTTCCAGATATGGAACCTGATGAAATCGCAAGCTGCGAGTTTCATTGGTGGAAAGCCGTTGCGCAGCAAACTTTTCAGCAAGTTGGTGTTCTTAACCAGTTTGCTGATTTTTCAGCTTTTTTTGCCGAGTTGTATCAGTATTTCGCAACTGCTGAGCCTTGGTACGTGTATCCTGACGTGTTTCCTGCGTTAGAGCAATGGCAACAGCGAGGAATTGAGTTGGGGGTAATCTCAAATTTTGATTCTCGGCTCTACTTAGTTTTGGCAGAGCTTGGTTTAGAAAAATTTTTTACGTCAATTACGATTTCTACCGAAGCAGGCGCAGCAAAACCTGCTAAGGAGATTTTTGCAACAGCTTTAGCGAAGCATCAATGCAATCCTGAACTTGCTTGGCACATTGGTGATAGTTGGACAGAAGATTATCACGGCGCTACTGCAGCAGGGCTGCGGGCTTTTGTTATTGATAGGAAGGAATAA
- a CDS encoding DUF655 domain-containing protein, which translates to MLIFLLSLILSACRSVQSQQTPKPLPQDSFVRVYFNHTESAEYQEPYRQQKRQGDNLEEKIIEAIVAAQFTVDVAIQELRLPKIAQALVERHNVGVKVRVILENNYSRPWSSFSAAEVAKLTQRERDRYQEFQELVDRNRDGKITPDEINRGDALVILNQARVPWIDDTADGSAGSGLMHHKFVVVDRRTVIVTSANFTTSDVHGDFASPSSLGNANNLLKIDSPELAKLFTEEFNLMWGDGPGGEFDSKFGLKKPLRSPQHVQVGNTHISVQFSPTSPTVPWIYSTNGLIGQALSTAKSSVDLALFVFSEQQLANILETARQQSVQIRALIDPSFAFRTYSEALDMMGVALSDNCQYEKNNRPWQNAIATVGTPQLPQGDSLHHKFGVVDKRIVITGSHNWSAAANTRNDETLLILQNSIVAAHYVQEFERLYTTAQLGVPVSVQRKIKEQQQQCANYTADFDTKVNDRVNLNTASLEELMALPGIGEKLAQRIIAARQEQPFTSLADLERVSGIGKKLATQLSNRVTW; encoded by the coding sequence CTGTTAATTTTTTTACTGTCTCTGATTTTGAGCGCGTGTCGCTCAGTACAGTCGCAACAAACACCAAAACCTCTACCACAAGATTCTTTCGTTAGAGTGTACTTTAACCATACCGAATCAGCAGAATACCAAGAACCTTATCGTCAGCAAAAACGACAGGGCGACAATTTAGAAGAAAAAATCATTGAAGCGATCGTTGCTGCCCAATTTACAGTAGATGTCGCAATTCAAGAATTACGCTTACCGAAAATTGCCCAAGCTTTAGTAGAACGCCATAACGTTGGGGTAAAAGTTAGAGTAATTTTGGAAAATAACTATAGTCGTCCGTGGAGTAGCTTTAGCGCCGCAGAAGTTGCAAAACTGACGCAACGCGAACGCGATCGCTACCAAGAATTTCAGGAGTTGGTAGATCGCAATCGAGATGGCAAAATCACACCTGATGAAATTAACCGAGGTGATGCTTTAGTCATACTCAATCAAGCACGAGTTCCTTGGATTGACGATACAGCAGATGGTTCAGCAGGTAGTGGCTTGATGCATCACAAATTTGTTGTTGTCGATCGACGAACTGTCATTGTAACTTCTGCGAACTTCACAACAAGTGATGTCCATGGCGATTTTGCTTCTCCTAGTAGTCTTGGTAATGCGAATAATCTCTTAAAAATTGACAGCCCAGAACTCGCCAAGCTATTTACTGAAGAATTTAATTTAATGTGGGGTGACGGTCCTGGGGGTGAATTTGATAGTAAGTTTGGTTTAAAAAAACCTTTGCGATCGCCGCAGCACGTTCAAGTTGGTAATACACATATTTCTGTACAGTTTTCGCCAACCTCACCCACTGTTCCTTGGATATACAGCACTAATGGTTTAATTGGTCAAGCACTTAGTACGGCCAAAAGTTCTGTAGATTTAGCTTTGTTCGTTTTTTCTGAACAGCAGTTGGCAAATATTTTAGAAACTGCACGCCAACAAAGTGTTCAAATTCGAGCATTAATTGATCCGAGTTTTGCTTTTCGTACTTACAGTGAAGCACTAGACATGATGGGAGTAGCGTTAAGTGATAATTGTCAGTACGAAAAAAATAATCGTCCTTGGCAAAATGCGATCGCTACTGTCGGAACGCCGCAACTACCGCAAGGTGATTCCTTACATCACAAGTTTGGTGTTGTAGACAAACGAATTGTCATTACAGGGTCACATAATTGGTCAGCCGCAGCAAATACACGAAATGATGAAACATTGTTAATTTTGCAAAATTCTATTGTCGCTGCACATTACGTCCAAGAATTTGAGCGACTTTATACAACGGCACAATTAGGTGTACCAGTTAGCGTACAAAGAAAAATTAAGGAACAACAGCAACAATGTGCGAATTATACTGCTGACTTTGATACAAAGGTTAACGATCGAGTTAATCTCAACACAGCTAGCCTAGAAGAATTAATGGCGCTACCTGGTATTGGTGAAAAACTCGCCCAACGAATTATCGCTGCACGTCAGGAACAACCTTTCACATCCCTCGCTGATTTAGAACGCGTATCAGGAATCGGCAAAAAGTTAGCGACTCAGTTGAGCAATCGCGTGACTTGGTAA
- a CDS encoding NAD(P)/FAD-dependent oxidoreductase — MTQQPARICILGGGFGGLYTALRLSQLPWNSQKPEIVLVDQSDRFLFSPLLYELLTGELQTWEIAPPFSEILAGTGVRFYQGSVTDINIDDQRVRLQAGADIPYDRLVLALGGETPLDMVPGATSYAFPFRTIDDAYRLEARLRLLEESPVDKIRIAIVGGGYCGVELACKLADRLQSRARIRLIEMTDQILRTSPEHNRVTASKALEARGVWIDLETSVQEVEPQAIALEYKNQVDTIPVDIAIWTVGTRVAPVVRSLPLKQNQRGQVTTKSTLQVIDHPEIFALGDLADCRDAEGQQVPATAQAAFQQADYVGWNVWASLTQRPLLPFRYQHLGEMMTLGTDNATFTGLGIQLDGPLAYVARRLAYLYRMPTLGHKLKVGINWITSPLTELAE, encoded by the coding sequence ATGACCCAGCAACCTGCACGAATTTGTATCCTCGGTGGTGGTTTTGGTGGTCTTTACACTGCCTTAAGATTGTCACAACTGCCGTGGAATTCGCAAAAACCCGAAATTGTACTCGTCGATCAAAGCGATCGCTTCTTGTTCTCGCCGCTACTTTACGAACTTCTCACCGGCGAGCTACAAACGTGGGAAATAGCGCCACCATTCTCGGAAATTTTAGCAGGCACAGGCGTACGCTTTTATCAAGGAAGTGTTACAGACATCAATATTGATGACCAACGCGTTCGTTTACAAGCAGGTGCGGACATTCCTTACGATCGCCTAGTTTTAGCGTTAGGCGGTGAAACCCCGTTGGATATGGTTCCTGGAGCAACATCATATGCATTTCCATTCCGAACAATTGACGATGCGTACCGCTTGGAAGCCAGACTCAGACTTTTAGAAGAATCACCTGTCGATAAAATCCGTATAGCAATCGTCGGAGGAGGTTACTGCGGTGTTGAGTTGGCGTGCAAATTAGCAGATCGTTTACAAAGCCGCGCGCGCATTCGCTTAATTGAAATGACAGATCAAATTTTGCGGACATCGCCAGAACACAATCGCGTCACCGCGAGCAAAGCGCTAGAGGCGCGGGGTGTGTGGATTGATTTAGAAACAAGCGTCCAAGAAGTTGAACCACAAGCGATCGCCCTGGAATACAAGAATCAAGTGGATACAATTCCAGTCGATATCGCGATTTGGACAGTAGGAACGCGCGTAGCGCCTGTGGTGCGATCGCTTCCACTCAAGCAAAATCAACGCGGTCAAGTCACAACAAAATCTACCTTACAAGTTATTGACCATCCCGAAATCTTTGCTTTGGGTGACTTGGCTGACTGTCGCGATGCTGAAGGACAACAAGTCCCTGCAACCGCGCAAGCTGCATTTCAACAAGCCGACTACGTGGGTTGGAACGTTTGGGCGTCTTTAACACAACGTCCTTTACTTCCCTTCCGCTATCAACATTTAGGCGAAATGATGACGCTAGGAACTGACAACGCAACGTTTACAGGTTTGGGAATTCAGCTTGATGGTCCTTTAGCTTATGTCGCTCGTCGGTTAGCCTACCTTTATCGCATGCCGACTTTAGGTCACAAACTTAAGGTAGGAATAAATTGGATAACTAGCCCATTGACCGAACTGGCTGAATAG